One window of Elaeis guineensis isolate ETL-2024a chromosome 11, EG11, whole genome shotgun sequence genomic DNA carries:
- the LOC105053833 gene encoding heat stress transcription factor A-1 — protein sequence MDGNGGGSGGGGERVAVAASAKPNLNGNAPPPFLSKTYEMVDDPATDAIVSWGTANNSFVVWNTPEFARDLLPKYFKHNNFSSFVRQLNTYGFRKVDPDRWEFANEGFLRGRNDLLKIINRRKPSHAHGQTQQPQPENASLSACVEVGKFGLEEEIERLKRDKNVLMQELVKLRQQQQSTDHQLRTLGKRLEGMERRQQQMMSFLAKALQSPGFLAQLMQKNDNNRLIAGGNKKRRFRKQRGSLGGDSASPDGQIIKYQPLTDEAAKAILRQILKAGSSQPRLESSSKSDNILLENFPSSSGAFDSSSSGQNSGVTLAELPPNSGVPYVPSGSGFSPVGSSSAVSEIQASAGATDTAANNDILSAVPEAIAPTDMSIPEFPGLEGVMPDDSVDILSENFAMSDPETLYIDPITAGMDGAAVPIETEKVSADTNIDTLDDDPMLPGIIDSFWEEFLSSPLTEETEAELSILEAKEIQSGPENGWANAQNMEHLTEQMLLLSSDPK from the exons ATGGACGGCAACGGCGGTGGTAGCGGTGGCGGAGGGGAAAGGGTGGCAGTGGCGGCGAGCGCGAAGCCCAACCTGAACGGGAACGCGCCGCCACCGTTCCTGAGCAAGACGTACGAAATGGTGGACGATCCCGCGACGGACGCAATCGTGTCGTGGGGAACGGCGAATAACAGCTTCGTGGTGTGGAACACGCCAGAGTTCGCCCGGGATCTCCTCCCCAAGTACTTTAAGCACAACAACTTCTCCAGCTTCGTCCGCCAGCTTAACACATAT GGTTTCAGGAAAGTAGATCCTGATCGATGGGAATTTGCTAATGAGGGATTTCTGAGAGGTCGAAATGATCTACTAAAGATCATTAATAGAAGAAAACCCTCTCATGCGCATGGTCAAACACAGCAGCCTCAACCAGAGAATGCTTCACTTTCAGCTTGTGTTGAGGTGGGGAAGTTTGGGTTGGAGGAGGAAATTGAGAGGCTGAAGAGAGACAAGAATGTACTCATGCAGGAACTGGTCAAGCTGAGGCAGCAGCAGCAGTCCACAGATCATCAGTTACGAACCTTAGGCAAACGCCTTGAAGGAATGGAAAGGCGCCAGCAACAAATGATGTCGTTCTTGGCAAAGGCCTTGCAAAGCCCAGGCTTTTTAGCGCAGTTGATGCAGAAGAATGACAATAACAGACTCATAGCTGGGGGGAACAAAAAACGGAGGTTCCGCAAGCAACGAGGCAGTTTGGGTGGTGATAGTGCATCCCCAGATGGCCAGATAATCAAGTATCAGCCTCTAACAGATGAAGCAGCCAAGGCAATACTAAGGCAGATTTTAAAAGCAGGCTCTTCTCAGCCTAGGCTAGAATCTTCAAGCAAATCTGATAATATTTTACTAGAGAATTTTCCTTCCTCATCTGGAGCATTTGACAGTAGTTCTTCAGGTCAGAATTCTGGAGTGACCCTTGCAGAGCTCCCTCCTAATTCAGGGGTTCCTTATGTACCATCGGGCTCTGGTTTTTCACCAGTTGGCTCATCTTCAGCTGTATCTGAGATACAAGCTTCTGCAGGTGCAACGGATACAGCTGCAAACAATGACATTTTATCTGCAGTTCCAGAGGCCATTGCTCCAACAGATATGAGTATTCCCGAGTTTCCTGGGTTAGAAGGGGTCATGCCTGATGACAGTGTAGACATTCTGAGTGAGAACTTTGCAATGTCTGATCCCGAGACTCTGTATATCGACCCCATTACAGCAGGAATGGATGGCGCAGCAGTTCCAATTGAGACGGAAAAGGTATCTGCTGATACTAACATTGATACATTGGATGACGATCCGATGCTTCCAGGCATCATTGACTCATTTTGGGAAGAATTTCTTTCTAGTCCTCTAACGGAAGAGACCGAGGCTGAGCTGAGCATACTGGAAGCAAAGGAGATCCAGTCAGGACCAGAGAATGGCTGGGCCAATGCACAGAATATGGAGCATCTTACTGAACAGATGCTGCTCCTTTCTTCCGACCCGAAATGA